CCCGGGCCGCAAGGGCGTAACAGACCCGTCCGGCGCGGGCCGGGCTCCGGGCCGCCGCCACGGACCCGCGACCCTTTGGAAGCTTCCCTCAGCGGACTTCGAGCCTGCCCTTGAGCATGTCCATGGGGCAGGCAAAGCCGATCTCGCCGCTTCTTTCCGGCTCGATGAGAAAGGATACGGGCCTGCTGAGGGGCAGTTCGCTGTCGATACCCATCTCCGGTATCTTCACCCTCGTGGCGCAGGTCTTGTCGGTCTTCCTTATGAATACGAGCCTCACCTGCTCCCCCTTGCTGAGAGTGACCACGGGGGGGTCGAAACCGCCTTCATCGATGGTTATAACCACCTCCCTCGCAGCGGCACACACCGCCGGTGGACTGATCGTCACCAGGGACGGGAGCAGGCACAGGAGAAAAAGGATCGGTCTTTTCACGGCCACCTCCTTCTACAGTTGTAGAATCAATTGACAAAAAAATTTCAAAAGCTCCGCTTTGCCGAGGCTCCGCCTTGCCGACCGAGAGAGCCCCGACTCGCTTCACCGCGGCGGAGGCGGCCTGCCGCGGCGCGCCAGGCGGAGTTGTTACGCCCTTGCGCCCCGGCAGCCCCCCTCCGCCATGGAAGCAACAACACCTTGGGGTCGGGCGCCCCCTTCCGGCGGGCTCTCCCTCACCCGCGCCCCATCGACTCCCTTTCCATCAGCTCGCAGGCCCTCCGGCAGTCCTTCATATCGCTGGGACAGACCCGCTCGCCGGAGAGACAGTAGTGGTGGTTGCATTTGTCCATCTCCCCTGTCTCCGCATAGATGGGGAGCGAGACGGCGAGGACGAGCACGGCCACGGCCGCCGCCGTAAGGGCGGCCGCGCCGGCCGGGACCTTCTCCGCCGCCCGGTTCGGCTCCACAAGCTCCCTGATCCTCTTTTCGACGAGTCCTTCCTTGCCGACGACCGGAACGCCGGCGGGCAGGGGGCGGCGCCTCATCGTAGCTATCTTCACAAGCGCCGTCGCCAGGTCGAGGGGCCTTCGGGTCACGGCCACGGCCCCTTCGTCGGCGGCCAGCTCCTTCTGTACACGGAACGAATCCACGAGATAGCGGCCGAGCGGCAGGAAGAAGAACGTATCCCTTATGAAGGAGACGACAAAGAGTCTCAGGGGGTCTCTGTTGACCGCATGGTGTATCTCGTGGAGGATGACCGCCCTCAGCTCTTCCGGCGTAAGCTCCTCGGCGAGTCCCGTGGAGACGTAGACCCTGGGCCTTGAGAGGCCGAGCGTGAAGGCCGTCTTCAGCACGTCGTCCTCGAAGGGGATCACCTCGCACCCGCCCTCTCCCTCCAGCGCCTCGAGCACCGGATGGCCGGGCCGCCGCAGTGGGCGGATCCTTCGCAGAAACCTCCGCGACAGG
This DNA window, taken from Deltaproteobacteria bacterium, encodes the following:
- a CDS encoding cupredoxin domain-containing protein; the encoded protein is MAVKRPILFLLCLLPSLVTISPPAVCAAAREVVITIDEGGFDPPVVTLSKGEQVRLVFIRKTDKTCATRVKIPEMGIDSELPLSRPVSFLIEPERSGEIGFACPMDMLKGRLEVR
- a CDS encoding M56 family peptidase, encoding MSEGYYWKKTLLSFGGALLMAFGLFVAVAASIHYGLAGLLGLAVMAREALLCCKTVFSWCLVSPSMLKALAPWVGLGVVTAGLAVACFRAGRALLLSRRFLRRIRPLRRPGHPVLEALEGEGGCEVIPFEDDVLKTAFTLGLSRPRVYVSTGLAEELTPEELRAVILHEIHHAVNRDPLRLFVVSFIRDTFFFLPLGRYLVDSFRVQKELAADEGAVAVTRRPLDLATALVKIATMRRRPLPAGVPVVGKEGLVEKRIRELVEPNRAAEKVPAGAAALTAAAVAVLVLAVSLPIYAETGEMDKCNHHYCLSGERVCPSDMKDCRRACELMERESMGRG